CATTGATGGGAAATTTTGGATTCAACGAGATGGTACTGAGGAAGGAGTCGCTTCAGACCTTCTCAAAGCTGGTATCCCTCCAGAACCCATTGTTTTAGGGTTTCTTAGCCAAGAATTAAGGCAATATTCCCAATTTGCTATTACTTGATCATTAGGTTAACTACTCTCTCATTTTGCTTAGTACATAAGTTCTGTGTTTTTCTTGCGATCGCTCGTCAGCCGCGCTCGATCGATGTTATTATCACTATCTCTGTAGGCTTTATATATTTTTCTCTCTCGGTGGGATGTTTTTCTGTATGCTGGTAATGGTTTCCTTTTTTTAGCCGCATATCCCCCCCCCTATGGTCGATAGTCTTCCCCTACGCAATTTAAAATATTATTGTGAAAGATTCGCCTCTTTGAATGTTAATGTTAGTAAAAAAAGAGGTAATGCTCAATATAAACCAATTTTACTTTTATCAGTTATCGATCTAATTTCACAGGGATTAATCACGGAAAATAAAATTTTTGTTTCTGATGAATTAATTAATACATTTAATAAATACTGGAATGTTTTATCATCTCAATATGAGGGTGGTTTGTATTATCCATTTTTTCACTTACAAAGCGAAGGATTCTGGTATCTAAGATTAAAGCCAGATTTTAATGGGCTACAGCCAAAGTCAACGAAAAAACTCAAATTAGCTGTAGAATATGCCTTATTAGATGAGGAATTATATGATTTGCTGCAAGATCAAAATTATCGTCAGGAATTAATAGACACTTTAATATCAGTATGGTTTTCATCATCTCAAAAAGAAATTAGTGAAATATTGACTATTAACACTAACTTGCAGGATGTAAGTACGGAAGAATTATCGATATTCGATAATGTAGAACAGGAGAAAAAATTCTATCTACGAAAATCTTTAATAAGAAGTGCTTTTTTTCGTAAAGCAGTCGTTTATATATATAATTATCAATGCTCTTTTTGCGGTCTTAAAGTAAACCACTCCTTGACACAAAGTATTGTCGATGGCGCACATATCAAACCTTTTGCTAAATTCTATAATAACCAGATAAACAACGGTTTATCTCTTTGTAAAAATCATCATTGGGCATTTGATCAAGGATTATTCACAATTGATGATCAATACAAAATTATTATCACAAAAGATTTTGAAGAAGTTTCACCGAACGCAAAGTCTATAAAAGATTTTCATGGTGAGAATCTTTTACTGCCTGATAATAACGAATATCTGCCTAATCTTGAATCCGTAAAATGGCATAGAGATAATATATTTAAAGGTTAAATTTATGAGAAATAATGTTATTTTTGGTGAGCAAACACAGATAAGTATTTTTCCTTCTAGAACTGTTGACGACTTTGTTATAGACATTGAAATAATTACGAAAGAAATTCAAAATTTGTATCTTTCTAACAGTATTCCATTTGTTATAGGTTACTCAGGCGGAAAAGATAGTAGTGCTGTTGTTCAATTAATTTGGAATGCAATCAGCAAGCTTTCCATCGAGCAGCGTAATAAAAAAATTTATGTAATGACTACAGATACTCAAGTTGAAAATCCTCTTGTATCTACTTGGGTTAAGCAATCTTTAGCCAGAATGAAAAATGAAGCTAAAATCCAGCAGATGCCTGTAGAACCTTATTTATTACGCCCAGAAATAAAAGATACTTTTTGGACTTGTTTAATTGGTAAAGGCTATCCTGCACCTCGTCATGGATTTCGTTGGTGTACTGAAAGACTGAAGATAACACCAACAAATCATTTTATTCGTCAGCAAATTCGAGAAAATGGTGAAGTTATTCTTATGCTTGGTACAAGAAAGGCTGAGAGTAATAAACGTGCTTCAACAATGAATAAATATGAAATTAATAGTTTTCAAGAACAACTTAATCTTAAGGAGAATATTAGTAAACCATTACGCTATAGTGGTAGCCTTCCCAATGCAATTATTTATAGCCCCATAGAAGATTGGCGTACTGATGAAGTATGGATGTACTTAATGCAGTGGGAAAATCCCTGGGGAGGAGACAACAAAGAATTATTAGCAATGTATCGAGGAGCAACTGCGGATAATGAATGTCCCCTAGTGGTAGATACTTCCACTCCTAGCTGTGGAGATTCGCGCTTTGGTTGTTGGGTGTGTACGATGGTGAATAAAGATAAATCGATGGAGGCAATGATACAGAATGACGAGGAAAAAGAATGGTTACAACCACTTTTAGACCTTCGCAACGAATTGGATATAGAAGATGACCGACCAAAACGGGATTTTCGTCGTATCTTTGGGAAAGTACAATTATTTGAAAGAAACTTAAATGGAGAAATATCGATCGAACCGATACCCGGCCCTTATACTAAACAATGGCGGGAATATTGGCTGAGAAGGGTATTAGAGGCACAGCAGAGCGTGCGTACTAATGCGCCAGAGGATATGAAAGATATTACCCTAATTACCACGGAGGAACTCAGCGAAATTCGCCGGATTTGGAGGGAAGAAAAGCACGAATTTGATGACCAATTACCGAAGAT
This Microcystis wesenbergii NRERC-220 DNA region includes the following protein-coding sequences:
- the dndC gene encoding DNA phosphorothioation system sulfurtransferase DndC; its protein translation is MRNNVIFGEQTQISIFPSRTVDDFVIDIEIITKEIQNLYLSNSIPFVIGYSGGKDSSAVVQLIWNAISKLSIEQRNKKIYVMTTDTQVENPLVSTWVKQSLARMKNEAKIQQMPVEPYLLRPEIKDTFWTCLIGKGYPAPRHGFRWCTERLKITPTNHFIRQQIRENGEVILMLGTRKAESNKRASTMNKYEINSFQEQLNLKENISKPLRYSGSLPNAIIYSPIEDWRTDEVWMYLMQWENPWGGDNKELLAMYRGATADNECPLVVDTSTPSCGDSRFGCWVCTMVNKDKSMEAMIQNDEEKEWLQPLLDLRNELDIEDDRPKRDFRRIFGKVQLFERNLNGEISIEPIPGPYTKQWREYWLRRVLEAQQSVRTNAPEDMKDITLITTEELSEIRRIWREEKHEFDDQLPKIYKQVTGENFQDPRPGADNNLLGSEEWDILADICAEDSMHLELLAKLIDTERQYFLKISRKGIYKDLEKCFESSSRSKEEAIENARYIYDLKNAAQSGNIAQVKEQLKESFSEPEKDQQKQLTWASMKFPTTVEEEE
- a CDS encoding HNH endonuclease, with amino-acid sequence MVDSLPLRNLKYYCERFASLNVNVSKKRGNAQYKPILLLSVIDLISQGLITENKIFVSDELINTFNKYWNVLSSQYEGGLYYPFFHLQSEGFWYLRLKPDFNGLQPKSTKKLKLAVEYALLDEELYDLLQDQNYRQELIDTLISVWFSSSQKEISEILTINTNLQDVSTEELSIFDNVEQEKKFYLRKSLIRSAFFRKAVVYIYNYQCSFCGLKVNHSLTQSIVDGAHIKPFAKFYNNQINNGLSLCKNHHWAFDQGLFTIDDQYKIIITKDFEEVSPNAKSIKDFHGENLLLPDNNEYLPNLESVKWHRDNIFKG